From a region of the Pontixanthobacter gangjinensis genome:
- a CDS encoding pyrroline-5-carboxylate reductase family protein, whose amino-acid sequence MAFEKILIVGFGTMTGAMVDGWLKAGVPASRFEVYHPRETDVAHGLIVHNQWPTKKFDAVLLGVKPYMIDDIAADLGRLLGPDTVLLSVLAGVELNSYSDRFPHAGGIVRFMPNLAAALCKSPNALIGSGLSEGARCSVSELANQIGTAEWIEDEAQFDLVTALAGSGPGFVYRFMDALAAGATDLGLEASQAGRLAVAMVEGAAALASASDYSPGELAQRVASPGGMTQRGLDVLDRDAALKDLMTECLRAARDRGVEMAAEARQNG is encoded by the coding sequence ATGGCGTTCGAGAAAATTCTGATTGTCGGTTTTGGCACTATGACCGGCGCCATGGTCGACGGCTGGCTGAAGGCCGGTGTCCCTGCGTCTCGCTTTGAAGTGTATCACCCGCGCGAAACAGACGTGGCGCACGGCCTAATCGTGCATAATCAATGGCCGACTAAGAAATTTGATGCGGTCCTGCTCGGCGTGAAGCCTTATATGATCGATGATATTGCGGCTGATCTAGGGCGCCTGCTGGGACCCGATACGGTGCTGCTATCGGTGCTCGCCGGCGTTGAATTGAACAGTTATTCCGACCGCTTTCCGCACGCAGGTGGCATAGTGCGGTTTATGCCAAATTTGGCGGCGGCCCTATGCAAATCTCCCAATGCATTGATTGGCTCAGGATTGAGCGAAGGAGCGCGCTGCTCTGTGTCCGAGCTTGCCAATCAGATCGGGACTGCTGAATGGATTGAGGATGAGGCGCAATTCGATTTGGTAACCGCACTTGCCGGATCCGGTCCGGGCTTCGTTTATCGGTTTATGGATGCGTTGGCAGCCGGAGCTACCGACCTTGGGCTCGAAGCGTCTCAGGCAGGGCGGCTTGCAGTGGCGATGGTGGAAGGTGCTGCGGCGCTCGCCAGCGCTTCGGATTATTCCCCGGGCGAACTGGCGCAACGGGTCGCAAGCCCCGGCGGGATGACGCAAAGGGGCCTGGATGTGCTTGATCGGGATGCTGCACTGAAGGATTTGATGACTGAGTGTTTACGCGCCGCGCGCGACAGGGGCGTAGAAATGGCCGCTGAAGCGAGGCAGAATGGTTAA
- the proB gene encoding glutamate 5-kinase, producing the protein MTIESLRDLTSAETCSTLVLKVGSSLLVDAKGQPRQEWLAGLVDEIAKMCALGQRIVVVSSGAIALGAARLGLPKGGRASLADAQAAASVGQIALSGLWSSLLEQRGLSAAQMLVTLGDLEERRRYLNASSTLSRLLEAGVVPVVNENDSVATEEIRFGDNDRLAARVGQAAGANAVILLSDVDGLMDRDPAEPGAQFVPIVRGVTDTIRAMAGAISGSGMGSGGMVSKIQAAEIAERAGISLAIINGQNQCPISRAVERNLGTIFVPTRQDGAKRAWLGGRIAPLGTLVVDEGCIAALAKGASLLAAGIVRVDGTFERSQLVTIADSDGCAIAQGLAEYDAETCVRLSGKRQSEQAEILGHAPRSAVVHRDHMVML; encoded by the coding sequence ATGACAATCGAATCGCTTCGCGATCTGACATCGGCAGAGACTTGCAGCACGTTGGTGCTGAAAGTCGGTTCGTCGCTACTGGTCGATGCGAAAGGCCAGCCGCGGCAAGAATGGTTGGCCGGATTGGTCGATGAAATCGCTAAGATGTGTGCGCTGGGCCAAAGGATCGTGGTCGTCAGCTCTGGGGCGATTGCGCTGGGTGCGGCGCGGCTGGGATTGCCCAAAGGCGGACGCGCCAGCCTCGCCGATGCGCAAGCTGCGGCTTCGGTCGGCCAGATTGCACTTTCCGGTTTGTGGTCCAGCCTCCTTGAGCAACGGGGGCTTTCTGCGGCCCAAATGCTGGTCACTTTGGGTGATCTTGAAGAACGCCGGCGTTATCTCAACGCATCTTCGACCTTATCACGCTTGCTCGAAGCCGGTGTTGTGCCAGTAGTGAACGAGAATGACAGCGTGGCCACCGAAGAAATCCGTTTTGGGGACAATGACCGACTAGCGGCACGTGTCGGCCAGGCGGCTGGTGCAAATGCGGTGATCTTGCTGTCAGACGTCGACGGATTGATGGACCGCGATCCGGCCGAGCCCGGGGCTCAATTCGTACCGATTGTGCGCGGGGTGACAGATACTATTCGCGCCATGGCCGGCGCTATTTCTGGTTCCGGAATGGGTTCGGGGGGAATGGTTTCGAAGATTCAAGCAGCTGAAATTGCTGAACGCGCGGGCATCTCTCTCGCGATTATTAACGGTCAAAATCAATGCCCAATTTCGCGTGCCGTCGAACGGAATCTCGGGACTATCTTTGTGCCAACTCGCCAAGATGGCGCTAAGCGTGCTTGGCTGGGTGGTCGGATTGCCCCGCTTGGCACATTGGTGGTGGATGAAGGCTGTATCGCGGCATTGGCGAAGGGTGCCAGCCTGCTTGCAGCGGGCATCGTGAGAGTAGACGGTACATTTGAGCGGAGCCAATTGGTGACCATCGCTGACAGCGATGGATGCGCAATTGCACAAGGGCTGGCCGAATATGACGCAGAAACTTGCGTGCGGCTGTCCGGGAAACGCCAGTCAGAACAGGCAGAGATCTTGGGCCACGCACCGCGATCAGCTGTTGTTCACCGCGACCACATGGTGATGTTATGA
- a CDS encoding Bax inhibitor-1/YccA family protein yields MADWNNGRGARTNFNVAPGINADTGSAVTFDEGLRKHMLSIYNYMTSGILLTGVVALLFAESGMAADIMINGGILKWVLILSPLAVVMAMSFGRNKFSTVTLQGMFWGFAILMGLSMSTIFLVYTASSIAVTFFATSAAFAGLSLFGYTTKKNMSGMGSFLIMGVVGLIVAMVLNMWLQSPGLMYAISFIGVLIFAGLTAYDTQRLKKEYLSIKQAGMTNPAIAAAYPMGKIVIMGALTLYLDFINMFQFLLSFLGSQD; encoded by the coding sequence ATGGCTGATTGGAACAATGGTCGCGGAGCGCGCACCAATTTCAACGTAGCGCCCGGCATCAATGCTGACACCGGAAGCGCAGTCACATTTGACGAGGGCCTGCGCAAGCATATGCTCTCGATTTACAATTATATGACATCGGGCATCTTGCTGACCGGTGTTGTTGCCTTGTTGTTTGCCGAATCGGGCATGGCCGCTGATATTATGATCAATGGCGGCATCTTGAAATGGGTGCTTATCCTGTCACCTCTTGCTGTTGTAATGGCGATGAGCTTTGGCCGTAATAAATTCAGCACTGTGACCCTTCAAGGAATGTTCTGGGGATTTGCGATCCTGATGGGGCTTTCAATGTCGACCATTTTCTTGGTTTACACAGCAAGTTCAATCGCGGTCACTTTCTTTGCGACCTCTGCGGCCTTCGCGGGTCTCAGCCTGTTTGGTTACACCACTAAAAAGAATATGTCCGGCATGGGCAGCTTCCTGATTATGGGCGTTGTCGGCCTGATCGTTGCGATGGTCCTCAATATGTGGCTGCAATCACCTGGCCTGATGTATGCGATCAGCTTCATTGGTGTACTGATTTTCGCAGGTCTGACCGCCTATGATACGCAGCGTTTGAAGAAGGAATACCTGTCGATCAAGCAGGCAGGTATGACAAACCCTGCAATTGCAGCAGCCTATCCAATGGGTAAGATTGTGATCATGGGCGCGCTGACACTGTATCTGGATTTCATCAACATGTTCCAGTTCTTGCTATCGTTCTTGGGCAGCCAAGATTGA
- the obgE gene encoding GTPase ObgE: MHFLDQAKIYLQSGAGGPGAVSFRREMYVEYGGPDGGNGGKGGDIVFEAVAGLNTLIDFRYSQHFKAKRGNHGMGRDRTGRGAEDLVIKVPVGTQVMSEDKEEVLADFTEVGQRITFLEGGMGGRGNASYKSSTNRAPRQHQPGEASQELWVWLRLKLLADVGMLGLPNAGKSTFINAVSNAKAKVGAYAFTTLVPKLGVVHHKGREFVLADIPGLIEGAAEGAGIGDRFLGHIERCRVLIHLVDISGDDPAKAMKIVRDELAAYGSGLEDKPQLIALNKIDLADAELAEGFAKELLEAGAEKVFAVSGATGQGISEMLDDVLTYLPDRTSTETQAAEEESIDEAEPWSPI; this comes from the coding sequence ATGCATTTTCTCGACCAAGCCAAAATATACCTCCAATCGGGTGCCGGTGGCCCCGGTGCCGTCAGTTTTCGGCGCGAAATGTATGTCGAATATGGCGGCCCCGATGGCGGCAATGGCGGCAAGGGTGGCGACATTGTGTTCGAAGCCGTGGCTGGCCTGAATACTTTGATCGATTTCCGGTATTCGCAACATTTCAAAGCCAAGCGTGGCAACCACGGTATGGGCCGCGACCGGACAGGACGCGGCGCGGAGGATCTGGTCATTAAGGTACCAGTTGGCACCCAAGTTATGTCTGAAGACAAGGAAGAGGTGCTCGCCGACTTTACGGAAGTAGGACAGCGGATCACTTTCCTTGAAGGCGGAATGGGGGGGCGCGGCAATGCTAGCTATAAAAGCTCGACCAATCGCGCCCCACGGCAGCATCAACCGGGCGAAGCGAGCCAGGAATTGTGGGTTTGGTTGCGTCTGAAGCTGCTCGCCGATGTCGGTATGTTGGGCCTGCCTAACGCTGGAAAATCGACCTTTATTAATGCGGTTTCCAACGCCAAGGCCAAGGTAGGCGCGTATGCGTTCACGACCTTGGTTCCCAAACTCGGCGTGGTTCATCACAAAGGCCGCGAGTTCGTGCTCGCGGATATTCCCGGCTTGATTGAAGGTGCTGCTGAAGGCGCTGGTATTGGTGACCGGTTTCTTGGCCATATCGAACGCTGCCGGGTGCTGATCCATCTGGTCGATATTTCCGGAGATGACCCGGCCAAGGCGATGAAAATCGTGCGTGACGAGCTTGCAGCCTATGGTTCGGGACTTGAAGACAAGCCGCAGCTGATTGCGCTCAACAAGATTGACCTTGCCGATGCCGAGTTGGCAGAAGGCTTTGCCAAGGAATTGCTCGAGGCTGGCGCGGAGAAAGTCTTCGCCGTTTCTGGGGCAACAGGCCAAGGCATCAGCGAGATGCTGGATGATGTGCTTACTTATCTGCCAGACCGGACCTCAACCGAGACACAAGCGGCAGAAGAAGAATCAATTGACGAAGCGGAACCTTGGTCGCCAATCTGA
- a CDS encoding NAD-dependent epimerase/dehydratase family protein, producing the protein MTVAITGGTGFVGQAVLDVMAEKGIPVRALARTVPTDRNEVEWIAGSLSDRDALGSLTKGVDVVIHIAGLTNTPDPAQFEIANVTGTAALIDATKAADIKRFIFVSSLSARKPDLSAYGASKLAAEKLVEASGLEWTIVRPPGVYGPRDVDYLDMFKAARLGVVPLPPGGASSMIHVDDLASLLIALVSPSPKIRRKVFEPDDGREGGWSHKEMAAAIGDAFGRRVLAPHLPKSVLLGAAKIDRLIRRDKAKLTADRVGYMCHPNWVSRSDRAIPPEVWMPAIATPEGLKSTVDWYRQKGWL; encoded by the coding sequence ATGACTGTGGCAATTACCGGCGGCACCGGCTTTGTCGGGCAAGCCGTTCTTGATGTGATGGCGGAAAAGGGCATTCCCGTCAGGGCGCTGGCGCGAACGGTTCCGACCGACCGAAACGAGGTGGAATGGATTGCAGGCAGCCTGTCAGATCGCGACGCGCTGGGCAGCCTGACAAAAGGCGTTGATGTGGTCATCCATATCGCCGGATTGACTAACACCCCTGATCCGGCCCAATTCGAAATTGCCAATGTTACCGGCACCGCCGCCTTGATTGACGCGACGAAGGCAGCCGATATTAAGCGTTTCATCTTTGTTTCCTCGCTTTCGGCGCGCAAACCAGATTTGTCGGCCTATGGCGCGTCAAAGCTGGCGGCGGAAAAGCTCGTCGAAGCAAGCGGGTTGGAATGGACGATTGTCCGTCCACCAGGCGTTTATGGGCCGCGAGACGTCGATTACCTCGATATGTTCAAAGCGGCGCGTTTAGGTGTTGTTCCTTTGCCGCCGGGCGGGGCATCATCGATGATCCATGTCGATGATCTTGCAAGTTTGCTGATTGCGCTCGTGTCGCCATCACCAAAAATCCGGCGCAAGGTTTTTGAACCCGATGATGGGCGAGAAGGCGGCTGGTCGCATAAGGAAATGGCAGCAGCAATTGGCGATGCGTTTGGGCGACGGGTGCTTGCTCCGCATTTGCCAAAATCGGTGCTGCTTGGCGCCGCCAAGATTGATCGTTTGATCAGGCGTGACAAAGCCAAACTGACTGCGGACCGGGTAGGTTATATGTGCCACCCTAATTGGGTTTCGCGGTCTGACAGAGCGATCCCGCCAGAGGTTTGGATGCCCGCAATAGCGACGCCGGAAGGTCTTAAGTCGACCGTGGATTGGTATCGCCAAAAGGGCTGGCTTTAG